GAAGGCGTTGTGATTTTTTAATTGATCCCAGAGAAACCAATTGAGTTCGTTGTCTTGGCACCACGTGTTATTATTGCCTTTTTTCGTGTGCCCATATTCATCTCCCATTAAAAGCATGGGTATACCCTGAGAAAGCATCAGGATTAAGTGAAAATTGCGCATTTGCCTTTCACGTAATTGAAGAATTTGCGCATTCTCAGTGACTCCTTCTTCGCCACAATTCCAGCTGTCATTGTCGTTTGTGCCGTCTCGATTATCCTCGCCATTGCTGAGATTGTCTTTCATGTTATAACTGACAAGATCGCGCAATGTAAAACCATCATGGACGTTGATAAAATTAATGCTGCTGGTTGGTGCTCGCCCATTTCCGTACATGTCGGATGAACCAGATATCCGGGTCGCAAATTCCCCTTTTTGGTGATCGGTTCCTTTTATAAATCTTCGGATGCTATCCCGATAACGCCCATTCCATTCACACCAACGATTTTTTTGAGGATAAAAGTCTCCAACCTGGTAAAGCATTCCGGCATCCCAAGGTTCTGCAATTAGTTTGACTTTTGATAGAATGGGGTCTTCAGAAATGGCTTCAATGACCGGGGGAAGAGGAACTGGAATCCCTTGTTCATCGCGCGTTAAAGCAGAGGCTAGATCAAAACGAAAGCCATCCACATGCATTTCTACCACCCAGTATCGCAAACAATCAAGAATGAATTCGCGCACAACAGGGTGATTGCTATTCACTGTATTTCCGCAGCCGGTATAGTCTTTGTATTGCTTTTCTTCATCTTGGATATAATAGATCTCATCTGCTAAAGCTCTAAAACAAAATCCAGGTTTTTTTTTTCCTCCTTCTGCCGTATGGTTAAAAACGACGTCAATAATCACTTCGATTCCATGTCGATGGAGCTCCCGCACCATTGTTTTAAATTCTTGAATGACCACTCCTGAATTTTCTTCGGATGCATACCGCTTCATAGGGGAAAAGAAATTAACGGTAGAATAACCCCAATAATTATAGAGTTGCTTTTCCTGATTGGGGAATAGCTTTTGGTATTCATTTTCGTTAAATTCTTGGATAGGGAGCAATTCGACGGCGTTAATGCCTAGGTCTATTAAATGAGGAATTTTTTCAATCACACCTAAAAATTGTCCTCGGTGTGAGACTTGACTAGAGGGGTGCTGTGTAAATCCTCTCACGTGCATTTCATAAATGACCAAATTTTGCAAAGGCAGGTGAGGCGATTTGACATTTTGCCAATCAAAGGTGTTTGCTGAAGGATGAGCACAAGAGGGGGCGTAATTGCCACTTTTCCCCCATATA
This Parachlamydia acanthamoebae DNA region includes the following protein-coding sequences:
- a CDS encoding glycogen debranching protein, coding for MSELQSFQVEKGSPLNLGIFGDCGGINFSLFVHQAQNVTLHLFLKPTDPPIAQIPLFQTGEIWHAYVKNLPADLIYAFEIKKEDGSHYTKVLDPYAKSLTSTHIWGKSGNYAPSCAHPSANTFDWQNVKSPHLPLQNLVIYEMHVRGFTQHPSSQVSHRGQFLGVIEKIPHLIDLGINAVELLPIQEFNENEYQKLFPNQEKQLYNYWGYSTVNFFSPMKRYASEENSGVVIQEFKTMVRELHRHGIEVIIDVVFNHTAEGGKKKPGFCFRALADEIYYIQDEEKQYKDYTGCGNTVNSNHPVVREFILDCLRYWVVEMHVDGFRFDLASALTRDEQGIPVPLPPVIEAISEDPILSKVKLIAEPWDAGMLYQVGDFYPQKNRWCEWNGRYRDSIRRFIKGTDHQKGEFATRISGSSDMYGNGRAPTSSINFINVHDGFTLRDLVSYNMKDNLSNGEDNRDGTNDNDSWNCGEEGVTENAQILQLRERQMRNFHLILMLSQGIPMLLMGDEYGHTKKGNNNTWCQDNELNWFLWDQLKNHNAFYRYYKELIHFRHAHPILQRSTFLEPDDIDWHGEEPFQPQWEVDNRFIAFTLKNPNKKGTLYAAFNADGFPIKVHIPASPLSTQWYWIVNTSKDSPDDFLENPIPMNLEHYEMPPYSALLLEAK